The following are encoded together in the Cryptosporangium minutisporangium genome:
- a CDS encoding 2-dehydropantoate 2-reductase: protein MRSVCIVGAGAVGGVLGARLAASGVRTSALARGATLHALRTHGWRLRDARSGEILTAPVTASDDPTELGQADLVVLAVKATALADAVRALPPLLAPHTTVLTAMNGVPWWFFAAGAGIPAELRGLRLRAVDPDGAIAATVPADRVLGGVVHYSASVVEPGYAVANAGRELIVGEPDGSRSERAIEVTGLLTAAGFAATLSERIQADVWYKLWGNMTMNPVSVLTGATSDLILDDPLVHAFCVAVMREAAQVGDRIGCHIDETPADRMVVTRKLGAMTTSMLQDARSGRPIELDALVGAVREIAAAVGVPTPSTDALHGLTRLTARTRGLHP, encoded by the coding sequence TTGCGCAGCGTCTGCATCGTCGGCGCGGGTGCGGTCGGCGGGGTCCTGGGAGCCCGCCTGGCCGCGTCCGGCGTCCGTACGTCCGCGCTGGCGCGCGGTGCCACCCTCCACGCGCTGCGCACCCACGGGTGGCGCCTCCGAGATGCGCGGTCCGGCGAGATCCTCACCGCGCCGGTCACCGCGAGCGACGACCCGACCGAGCTCGGCCAGGCGGACCTGGTGGTGCTCGCGGTCAAGGCAACCGCGCTGGCCGACGCCGTCCGCGCGCTGCCGCCCCTGCTCGCGCCGCACACCACGGTGCTCACCGCGATGAACGGGGTGCCCTGGTGGTTCTTCGCCGCGGGCGCCGGCATCCCCGCTGAGCTGCGTGGCCTCCGGTTGCGCGCGGTGGATCCGGACGGAGCGATCGCGGCGACCGTGCCCGCCGACCGCGTGCTGGGCGGCGTCGTCCACTACAGCGCGTCGGTGGTCGAGCCGGGTTACGCGGTCGCCAACGCCGGGCGCGAGCTGATCGTCGGTGAGCCGGACGGAAGTCGCTCGGAGCGGGCCATCGAGGTCACCGGTCTCCTCACCGCGGCCGGGTTCGCGGCGACGCTCTCCGAGCGGATCCAGGCGGACGTCTGGTACAAGCTCTGGGGCAACATGACGATGAACCCCGTCTCGGTGCTGACCGGTGCGACCAGTGACCTGATCCTCGACGATCCGCTGGTGCACGCGTTCTGCGTGGCGGTGATGCGGGAGGCCGCACAGGTCGGCGACCGGATCGGATGCCACATCGACGAGACGCCCGCCGACCGGATGGTCGTGACCCGCAAGCTCGGCGCGATGACGACGTCGATGCTGCAGGACGCCCGCTCGGGCCGCCCGATCGAGCTGGACGCGCTGGTAGGCGCCGTCCGCGAGATCGCGGCAGCCGTAGGCGTCCCGACCCCGTCCACCGACGCCCTCCACGGCCTGACCCGGCTCACCGCGCGCACCCGTGGTCTTCATCCCTAA